One Faecalispora anaeroviscerum genomic window carries:
- a CDS encoding DUF1292 domain-containing protein: MNEEFGPDVLTLVDDEGNEHEFEVLDVIDNEDGCFYALLPTFENPQDSVESEGTYYIFEAIDQDGEQQLAEVEDEELLDKLAELFESRFDELYDEEEDISDESDE, encoded by the coding sequence ATGAACGAAGAATTTGGCCCAGATGTTCTGACTCTGGTGGACGACGAAGGAAACGAGCATGAATTTGAAGTGCTAGACGTAATCGACAACGAAGACGGCTGCTTCTATGCTTTGCTCCCCACCTTCGAGAACCCGCAGGACAGCGTGGAATCTGAAGGCACTTACTATATTTTCGAAGCAATCGATCAGGATGGCGAGCAGCAGCTGGCCGAGGTGGAAGACGAAGAACTGCTGGATAAGCTGGCAGAGCTCTTTGAGAGCCGCTTTGACGAGCTGTATGACGAAGAGGAAGATATTTCTGACGAAAGCGACGAATAA
- a CDS encoding TSUP family transporter, with protein MKRTFRVLGGFLAGVANGLLGAGGGMVIVPMLRKSGLPVVKSHATSVAVILPICILSAGLYLFRGSVTIGQALPYLPWMLAGSVIGSWALPRLNRMLLRRLFGALMLWAAWRILF; from the coding sequence ATGAAACGAACCTTTCGCGTGCTGGGCGGTTTCCTGGCGGGCGTGGCTAACGGACTTTTGGGTGCGGGCGGCGGCATGGTGATCGTACCCATGCTGAGAAAATCGGGGCTGCCCGTAGTAAAAAGCCACGCAACCTCCGTAGCGGTGATCCTTCCCATCTGCATACTAAGCGCCGGGCTATACTTATTCCGCGGCAGCGTAACGATTGGTCAGGCGCTGCCGTACCTGCCCTGGATGTTAGCCGGCTCCGTCATTGGTTCGTGGGCGCTGCCCCGGCTCAATAGGATGCTGCTGCGCCGCCTGTTTGGCGCGCTGATGCTGTGGGCCGCATGGAGGATTCTGTTCTGA
- a CDS encoding TSUP family transporter produces the protein MEWIWMALAGLISGILGSMGMGGGGVLIIYLTLIAGLDQRAAQGINLILFIPCAVLALFCYVRKGLIDFRTALAAAAAGLVGALGGVFLSGWIDVVWLRRIFGVMLLFIGVRELLAKKPPPGEEEQEETEDPCNSQSAKK, from the coding sequence ATGGAATGGATTTGGATGGCTTTAGCCGGACTGATTTCGGGCATTCTGGGTTCTATGGGAATGGGCGGCGGCGGAGTGCTGATCATTTATTTAACGCTGATCGCAGGACTGGATCAGCGCGCCGCACAGGGAATTAACTTGATTCTGTTTATCCCTTGCGCCGTGCTGGCGTTATTTTGTTATGTGCGTAAGGGACTGATTGATTTCCGCACTGCTTTGGCGGCAGCCGCTGCCGGCCTTGTCGGTGCGCTGGGCGGCGTCTTTCTTTCGGGCTGGATCGATGTTGTCTGGCTTCGGCGAATTTTCGGCGTGATGCTGCTTTTCATAGGCGTGCGGGAGCTGTTAGCGAAAAAGCCCCCTCCCGGCGAGGAAGAACAGGAAGAAACAGAAGATCCTTGTAACAGTCAGAGTGCTAAAAAATAG
- a CDS encoding carbon-nitrogen hydrolase family protein, whose amino-acid sequence MRKYQVGMVQLSSGEDKEENLNRIGGYIAEAASNGARLVALTENMNVIAGTALPASDFAEDESGETYQRISDAAKRFGVYIHGGSWAEKIPGDSRVYNTSFLFSPKGELLAKYRKLHTFDIILPTGKAVRESEEVAAGDGIVTVETELGVFGLAICYDLRFPEVYRLMAERGAQILFNPSNFTLPTGKDHWEPLLRARAIENSCYMIAPNQIGRNARLTAFGSSMVIDPWGTVIARAKEEPGVTMAEIDLDYLDRVRARMQTMENRRTDIYRLEEISRS is encoded by the coding sequence ATGAGAAAATATCAGGTTGGCATGGTGCAGTTGAGTTCCGGCGAGGATAAGGAAGAAAACCTGAACCGGATTGGCGGCTATATTGCAGAGGCTGCCAGTAATGGCGCCCGTCTGGTTGCCTTGACGGAGAATATGAACGTGATCGCTGGCACAGCTCTGCCCGCGTCAGATTTTGCGGAAGACGAGTCGGGGGAAACGTACCAGCGTATTTCTGACGCGGCCAAGCGGTTTGGGGTCTATATTCACGGCGGCAGCTGGGCCGAAAAAATTCCGGGGGATTCCCGGGTATACAACACCAGTTTTCTGTTTTCCCCAAAGGGTGAGCTGCTGGCGAAATACCGCAAGCTGCATACCTTCGATATCATCCTGCCCACCGGCAAGGCGGTGCGGGAATCGGAGGAGGTGGCCGCGGGCGACGGCATCGTAACGGTTGAAACAGAGCTGGGTGTGTTTGGTTTAGCCATTTGCTACGACCTGCGCTTTCCGGAGGTTTATCGCCTGATGGCGGAGCGCGGCGCCCAAATTTTGTTTAATCCCTCAAACTTTACCCTGCCCACTGGCAAGGATCATTGGGAGCCACTTTTGCGGGCGAGAGCGATTGAGAACAGCTGTTATATGATTGCCCCGAACCAGATTGGCCGAAATGCCCGCCTAACGGCATTTGGAAGCAGTATGGTCATAGACCCCTGGGGGACAGTGATTGCCCGCGCAAAGGAAGAGCCAGGCGTAACTATGGCGGAGATTGATCTGGATTATCTAGACCGTGTGCGTGCGCGCATGCAGACGATGGAGAATCGTCGTACAGATATTTACCGTTTGGAAGAGATTTCGCGTTCCTGA
- a CDS encoding Fur family transcriptional regulator, whose translation MQRRQNFSRKRKAILDVVMSTDTHPTAEWIYQQLKLEYPDLSLGTVYRNLSRFKEEGKIMSVGVVNGQERFDAIVDPHEHFICELCGAVRDLKYQLLPDSVDQQMARSCGLQIHSHSLVFYGICPDCLEAQNETR comes from the coding sequence ATGCAGAGACGTCAGAATTTCAGTCGAAAAAGAAAAGCGATTTTAGATGTGGTGATGAGTACCGACACTCATCCTACTGCAGAATGGATTTACCAACAACTCAAGCTGGAGTACCCGGATTTGAGCCTGGGAACCGTGTATCGCAATCTTTCCCGGTTTAAAGAGGAAGGGAAGATCATGAGTGTCGGTGTGGTAAATGGGCAAGAGCGCTTTGATGCGATTGTTGATCCGCACGAGCATTTCATCTGTGAACTTTGTGGGGCCGTGAGAGATTTGAAATACCAGCTTCTGCCGGATTCTGTCGATCAGCAGATGGCGCGCAGCTGTGGACTGCAGATTCATTCCCACAGTCTGGTATTTTACGGAATCTGCCCGGACTGCCTGGAAGCACAGAACGAAACGCGCTGA
- the sigK gene encoding RNA polymerase sporulation sigma factor SigK: MLLSLLREAISNLLFFVLHVTGNGSFPRPLSAQEEREYLERWKNGDTKARSKLIEHNLRLVAHIIKKYYSNLNDQEDLISIGTIGLIKAIDSFNSDKGIRLSSYAARCIENEVLMFFRSGKKSAQDISLNEPIDTDKDGNTLTLIDIMSTEDNIIDNLDCKIKSEQLKKYICQSLSPRERRIIELRYGLNGQAPLTQREVASALDISRSYVSRIEKKALGTLFKQFDK, encoded by the coding sequence ATGCTGCTATCCTTGCTGCGGGAAGCTATTTCTAATTTGCTATTCTTCGTGCTGCACGTAACGGGAAACGGATCGTTTCCGCGCCCGCTTTCCGCGCAGGAAGAACGCGAGTACCTGGAACGATGGAAAAACGGTGACACGAAAGCACGGAGTAAACTGATTGAACATAATTTGCGCCTGGTAGCCCACATTATTAAAAAGTACTACTCGAATCTAAATGATCAGGAGGACCTAATCTCTATAGGCACAATCGGGCTCATCAAAGCGATTGACAGCTTTAATAGCGATAAAGGGATTCGGCTGTCAAGCTATGCAGCCCGATGTATTGAAAATGAAGTTTTAATGTTTTTTCGCAGTGGGAAAAAGAGCGCTCAGGACATTTCCCTGAACGAGCCCATCGACACAGATAAGGACGGGAACACACTAACTCTGATTGACATTATGTCCACAGAAGATAATATTATCGATAATCTGGACTGCAAAATCAAATCGGAGCAGCTGAAGAAATACATTTGCCAATCCCTCTCCCCGCGGGAGAGGAGAATTATTGAGCTGCGCTATGGTCTCAACGGGCAGGCACCACTAACACAGAGAGAAGTTGCGTCTGCGTTGGATATCTCCCGCTCTTATGTATCACGCATTGAAAAAAAGGCTTTGGGAACCTTGTTCAAGCAATTCGACAAATGA
- the folK gene encoding 2-amino-4-hydroxy-6-hydroxymethyldihydropteridine diphosphokinase yields MKKAVIGLGSNLGNRLENISHALQALKNLPGTTVIATSRYYETAPVEVQSAQNDYLNACTLLLTELSPHALLGACLGIEAGLGRERREFHGSRVIDLDLLLYEDAVFREDELRLPHPGILSRGFVLAPLSDLFPEKMALGLDFSDIFRETDFSGVRLFEAK; encoded by the coding sequence TTGAAAAAAGCAGTGATCGGCTTAGGTTCTAATTTAGGCAACCGGCTGGAGAACATCTCACATGCGCTCCAGGCGCTGAAAAACTTGCCCGGTACAACGGTGATTGCTACCTCCCGTTATTATGAAACGGCGCCGGTAGAGGTGCAGAGCGCACAGAATGACTACCTCAACGCCTGCACGCTGCTTCTCACGGAGCTTTCGCCTCATGCACTTCTGGGGGCGTGCCTTGGCATTGAGGCAGGGCTTGGCCGTGAACGCCGTGAATTCCACGGCTCGCGCGTGATTGATTTGGATTTACTTTTATATGAAGATGCTGTTTTTCGCGAGGATGAGCTTCGCCTGCCGCACCCCGGCATTTTAAGCCGCGGATTTGTCCTGGCGCCCCTTTCAGACCTCTTCCCAGAGAAAATGGCTCTGGGCCTGGATTTTTCCGACATTTTTCGCGAAACAGACTTCTCTGGAGTGCGCCTTTTTGAGGCAAAATGA
- the folB gene encoding dihydroneopterin aldolase — protein MDKIIVKGLRVFAYHGVNAEEKRDGQHFVVDLTASVELSAACASDCIDDTVSYAKIMKTAIRVMTEQSYDLLERVAQRIAEQIFEEYPAVMELEVLLKKPEAPIQAEFEYTAVSITRKRSDFN, from the coding sequence GTGGATAAAATAATAGTCAAGGGATTGCGGGTTTTCGCATATCATGGTGTCAATGCGGAAGAAAAGCGCGACGGCCAGCATTTCGTGGTCGATCTCACCGCGTCGGTGGAGTTGTCTGCGGCGTGCGCCAGCGATTGCATCGATGACACGGTCAGCTACGCCAAAATCATGAAAACGGCGATCCGCGTCATGACGGAACAATCTTATGATCTGCTGGAGCGGGTGGCCCAGCGGATTGCGGAGCAGATCTTCGAGGAATACCCGGCGGTAATGGAGCTGGAGGTTCTGCTGAAAAAACCGGAGGCTCCAATTCAAGCAGAGTTTGAGTACACAGCGGTATCGATTACCAGAAAGCGAAGTGATTTTAATTGA
- the folP gene encoding dihydropteroate synthase, whose amino-acid sequence MSGFQAGKYFLSLNGPACIMGILNVTPDSFSDGGQSFRPENAVARALEMQEQGAGMIDIGGQSTRPGFTAIPPQEEWARIEPVLKALAGRFSVPVSVDTFYPQVAALALSAGADVINDVNGFTDPGMFPAVLQSGCGCIIMHNGHVLQENTEEDILVRVRRFFEDKLRQAQGMGIAPERICFDPGVGFGKTYEENLRLLANVDAVRIEGCAFLMAASRKGVIGKSCGNPPAADRMPGTLAAHTLAQAGGAQLLRAHDVLEAVQAAQVAHAVLGARERGTGCG is encoded by the coding sequence ATGAGCGGGTTCCAGGCGGGAAAATATTTCCTTTCATTGAATGGGCCGGCCTGTATCATGGGCATATTAAATGTAACGCCCGATTCCTTTTCCGACGGCGGGCAGAGCTTTCGCCCCGAGAATGCCGTGGCGCGCGCGCTCGAAATGCAGGAGCAGGGCGCCGGGATGATCGACATCGGCGGGCAGTCCACCCGCCCCGGCTTTACCGCCATTCCCCCGCAGGAGGAGTGGGCACGTATCGAACCGGTTTTAAAAGCCCTTGCAGGGCGTTTCAGCGTTCCGGTGTCCGTAGATACCTTTTATCCGCAGGTGGCTGCTCTGGCGCTCTCTGCGGGCGCGGATGTCATTAACGACGTGAACGGCTTTACCGATCCCGGGATGTTTCCTGCGGTACTCCAGAGCGGCTGTGGCTGTATCATCATGCACAACGGGCATGTATTGCAGGAAAACACGGAAGAGGATATTTTGGTTCGCGTGAGGCGCTTTTTTGAGGACAAGCTGCGTCAGGCACAGGGGATGGGCATCGCGCCAGAGCGCATCTGCTTTGACCCCGGCGTGGGTTTCGGAAAAACCTATGAGGAAAATTTGCGCCTGCTTGCAAACGTTGATGCCGTGCGAATCGAGGGCTGCGCATTTCTGATGGCCGCGTCGCGCAAGGGGGTCATCGGCAAAAGCTGCGGCAATCCGCCCGCGGCAGATCGAATGCCCGGTACGCTGGCGGCGCATACCCTAGCGCAGGCTGGCGGTGCGCAGCTGCTGCGTGCGCACGATGTTTTAGAAGCGGTGCAGGCGGCGCAGGTTGCACACGCGGTGCTTGGTGCAAGAGAGAGAGGGACAGGTTGTGGATAA
- the folE gene encoding GTP cyclohydrolase I FolE, whose translation MDQERIRAAVTELLLAVGEDPQREGLRETPDRVAKMYAEIFSGLEEDPMEHLKIFQEPQQHGELVLVRDIPLYSVCEHHLLPFVGKVHIAYIPKDGKIIGLSKFARIVKCFASRPQVQERLTAQIADFLFDNLEPYGVAVVAEAEHLCMTMRGIRAAGAVTQTSALRGAMRTEAKTRSEVMSLLAGGCHR comes from the coding sequence ATGGATCAGGAGAGAATCAGAGCGGCGGTAACGGAGCTGCTGCTGGCTGTGGGGGAAGACCCACAGCGTGAGGGACTGCGCGAAACGCCGGACCGCGTTGCAAAAATGTATGCCGAGATTTTTTCAGGGCTGGAAGAAGACCCCATGGAGCACCTGAAAATCTTTCAGGAGCCGCAGCAGCACGGGGAGCTGGTTTTGGTGCGAGATATTCCGCTGTACTCTGTTTGTGAGCATCATCTGCTGCCTTTCGTGGGGAAGGTGCATATTGCCTATATTCCTAAGGATGGCAAAATCATCGGCCTTTCCAAATTCGCGCGGATTGTGAAATGCTTTGCCTCGCGCCCCCAGGTGCAGGAGCGTCTGACTGCGCAGATCGCGGATTTCCTGTTTGACAATCTCGAGCCGTACGGCGTAGCGGTTGTGGCTGAGGCCGAGCATCTGTGCATGACAATGCGGGGTATCCGCGCGGCCGGGGCGGTTACGCAGACCTCCGCTTTGCGTGGCGCGATGCGCACCGAGGCGAAAACCCGCAGTGAGGTTATGTCGCTGCTGGCGGGAGGGTGCCACCGATGA
- a CDS encoding radical SAM protein — MHYEGTIFRPPSESDSLLVQVTVGCSWNKCTFCDMYSDKKFRVRSMDEIKADLKEGSRWRNQIRRIFLCDGDALVLKTPMLLEILETIRELYPNLEAVRVYASAQDILRKSHEELCQLHEAGLEMVYIGLESGSDRVLEEVNKGITKAEMIAAATAATEAGLRLSISIISGLGGQEFSREHILETADALNQMQPDYVGMLVLHAGNDTDMFRKIAEGTFRLPSATQVLEEMKLLIEHLDLKHCYYTSAHASNYIDVRGRLPEDKEAMLRNIERLTELTRKREARR; from the coding sequence ATGCATTATGAAGGTACCATTTTCCGCCCGCCGTCAGAGTCCGACAGCCTGCTGGTTCAGGTGACGGTAGGCTGTTCGTGGAATAAATGCACATTCTGCGACATGTATTCCGATAAGAAGTTCCGCGTGCGCAGCATGGATGAAATCAAAGCCGATCTGAAGGAAGGCTCCCGCTGGCGCAACCAGATTCGCCGCATCTTTTTGTGCGACGGCGACGCGCTGGTGCTGAAAACACCGATGCTGCTCGAGATTCTGGAAACCATCCGCGAGCTGTACCCCAATTTGGAAGCGGTTCGCGTATATGCCTCCGCTCAGGACATTCTGCGCAAAAGCCATGAGGAATTGTGTCAGCTCCATGAGGCCGGGCTTGAAATGGTGTACATCGGTCTGGAATCCGGCAGCGACCGGGTTCTGGAGGAAGTAAACAAGGGTATTACTAAGGCGGAGATGATCGCGGCCGCAACAGCGGCCACCGAAGCGGGCCTGCGCCTTTCCATCAGTATCATTTCAGGGCTTGGTGGGCAGGAGTTTTCGCGCGAGCATATTCTCGAAACCGCAGACGCCCTGAACCAGATGCAGCCCGATTATGTGGGCATGCTGGTTCTGCACGCCGGCAACGACACCGATATGTTCCGCAAAATTGCCGAAGGAACATTCCGTCTTCCCTCCGCGACGCAGGTACTGGAGGAAATGAAGCTGCTGATCGAGCATCTCGATTTAAAGCACTGCTACTACACCAGCGCGCACGCCTCCAACTATATTGATGTGCGCGGGCGGCTTCCGGAGGACAAAGAGGCGATGCTGCGCAACATTGAGCGCCTAACCGAGCTGACGCGCAAAAGAGAAGCACGGCGCTAA
- a CDS encoding NCS2 family permease: MAENKQVTFHPKGDFFDLKGQNTNVKTEVMAGVTTFFTMVYIIMVNPSMLSQTGMPWGAVFLATIIASVIGTLVMGLFANVPYAQAPGMGLNAFFVFTVCFGLGFKWQEALAMVFLCGILNIIITVTKIRKMIIEAIPPMLQHAIGGGIGVFIAYIGVKKCGLLSFTSDPGQNIVLDGGTVVANSSIVPAIVQFNTPAVLLALFGIILTVVLIIRNVKGAILLGILVTAVIGIPLGLTTMSNSISFSDAVSQLPQTFGAAFGNPGMQSLFSDTSKLPLVLMTIFAFSLSDTFDTIGTFIGTGRKSGIFSEQDEKALEENKGFQSKMDRALFADATATSIGAIFGTSNTTTYVESAAGIGAGGRTGLTSVVTAAMFILSAFFAPLVSAIPDAAIAPSLIIVGIMMLSSFRDIKWENMEDAIPGFFAGIFMAFCYSISYGIAAGFLFYCIIKVVKGKAKEVHPILWVATILFVLNFVILAKIA, from the coding sequence ATGGCGGAAAACAAGCAGGTCACGTTTCACCCTAAGGGAGATTTTTTTGACCTGAAAGGGCAGAACACCAATGTAAAAACCGAGGTTATGGCAGGCGTAACCACCTTCTTTACCATGGTATACATTATTATGGTAAACCCCAGCATGCTGTCGCAGACAGGGATGCCTTGGGGAGCGGTTTTTTTGGCAACCATTATCGCTTCGGTGATCGGTACTCTGGTTATGGGTCTGTTTGCCAACGTACCCTATGCACAGGCGCCCGGCATGGGTCTGAACGCCTTCTTTGTTTTTACCGTTTGTTTCGGTTTAGGCTTCAAATGGCAGGAAGCTCTCGCGATGGTTTTCCTGTGCGGCATTTTGAATATCATTATTACGGTGACCAAAATCCGCAAGATGATTATTGAGGCGATTCCTCCCATGCTGCAGCACGCGATCGGCGGCGGTATCGGCGTGTTCATCGCGTATATCGGCGTGAAAAAATGCGGATTGCTTTCCTTTACCTCAGACCCCGGCCAGAATATTGTTCTGGATGGCGGCACGGTTGTTGCAAATTCAAGCATCGTTCCTGCAATTGTACAGTTCAACACTCCGGCGGTTTTGTTGGCTCTGTTTGGCATTATCCTCACTGTGGTTTTGATTATCCGCAATGTAAAGGGTGCGATTCTGCTCGGTATTCTGGTTACCGCGGTGATTGGTATCCCGCTTGGCCTGACCACCATGAGCAACTCCATCAGCTTTTCTGACGCGGTCAGCCAGCTGCCGCAGACCTTCGGCGCGGCGTTCGGCAATCCCGGCATGCAGTCACTGTTCTCAGATACTTCAAAACTTCCCCTCGTTCTGATGACGATTTTCGCATTCAGCTTGTCTGATACGTTCGATACCATTGGTACCTTTATTGGTACCGGCCGTAAGTCCGGCATTTTCTCCGAGCAGGATGAAAAGGCTCTGGAGGAGAACAAGGGCTTCCAGTCTAAGATGGACAGAGCGCTGTTCGCGGATGCGACCGCTACCTCCATCGGCGCGATTTTCGGTACCTCCAACACCACCACATATGTGGAAAGCGCAGCCGGTATCGGCGCGGGCGGACGCACCGGCCTGACCAGTGTTGTTACCGCTGCTATGTTTATCCTCAGCGCATTTTTTGCTCCGCTTGTCAGTGCGATTCCCGACGCGGCCATTGCCCCGTCTTTGATTATTGTCGGTATTATGATGCTCAGTTCCTTCCGCGACATCAAGTGGGAGAACATGGAGGATGCGATTCCCGGATTCTTTGCCGGTATCTTTATGGCGTTCTGCTACAGCATTTCCTATGGTATCGCGGCAGGCTTCCTGTTCTACTGCATCATTAAGGTAGTGAAGGGGAAAGCAAAGGAAGTTCACCCCATTCTGTGGGTTGCCACCATCCTGTTCGTGCTGAATTTCGTTATCCTTGCAAAAATCGCTTAA
- the gdhA gene encoding NADP-specific glutamate dehydrogenase encodes MSFQNQYLLSVYQAVCQRNAGEPEFLQAVQEVLESLDSVVEKRPDLAASGIIERLVEPERMIQFRVSWIDDKGEVRVNRGWRVQYNSAIGPYKGGLRLHSSVNASILKFLAFEQTFKNSLTGLPIGGAKGGADFNSRDKSEGEVMRFCQSFATELTKHIGADTDVPAGDIGVGSREIGYMFGQYKRLNNEFTGAFTGKSLYSGGSWVRKEATGYGLCYFAQEMLSYLKHDSFEGKTVVISGSGNVAIYANEKAAQLGAKVVAMSDSNGYIYDENGINLAVVKQIKEVERGRIQLYAERVPGAVYTPGCGGIWSVKCDVALPCATQNELNSEHAQQLVNNGVTIVAEGANMPCTPEAIEIFRSNHVLYSPGKASNAGGVAVSSLEMCQNSMRYSWSFEEVDAKLKDIMACIFHNAYQASEEFDHKGNLVIGANIAGFLRVAEAMKWQGVAY; translated from the coding sequence ATGTCTTTTCAAAATCAATATCTGTTGTCCGTGTATCAAGCCGTATGCCAACGCAATGCAGGCGAACCGGAATTCCTTCAGGCTGTTCAGGAAGTTCTGGAATCCCTTGATTCTGTGGTGGAAAAACGACCGGATCTGGCAGCGTCAGGTATCATAGAAAGGCTTGTGGAACCGGAACGGATGATTCAGTTTCGGGTATCTTGGATTGACGATAAAGGCGAAGTACGGGTGAACCGTGGCTGGCGTGTTCAGTATAACTCTGCGATTGGCCCTTATAAAGGCGGGCTGCGTTTACACTCCAGTGTAAATGCTTCTATACTGAAGTTTCTCGCATTTGAGCAAACCTTTAAAAATTCTCTGACCGGTCTGCCGATAGGCGGTGCAAAGGGCGGTGCGGATTTTAATTCAAGAGACAAAAGCGAGGGGGAAGTCATGCGATTCTGCCAAAGCTTTGCCACAGAGCTGACCAAACACATTGGAGCAGATACCGATGTGCCTGCGGGCGATATTGGAGTAGGTTCCAGGGAGATTGGGTATATGTTTGGTCAGTATAAACGGCTTAATAACGAATTTACCGGTGCCTTTACCGGAAAATCTCTGTACTCCGGCGGTTCTTGGGTCCGTAAAGAGGCAACTGGTTATGGACTATGTTATTTTGCACAGGAAATGTTGTCTTACCTAAAACACGATTCCTTTGAAGGAAAAACCGTAGTGATCTCCGGTTCAGGGAATGTAGCGATTTATGCTAATGAAAAAGCAGCGCAGCTGGGAGCAAAAGTGGTTGCCATGTCAGATTCCAACGGCTATATTTACGATGAAAACGGAATCAATCTGGCGGTGGTGAAGCAAATCAAAGAGGTGGAACGCGGCAGAATTCAGTTGTATGCCGAGCGTGTTCCCGGAGCAGTATATACCCCGGGCTGCGGTGGAATCTGGAGTGTGAAATGTGATGTTGCTCTGCCTTGCGCCACGCAAAACGAACTCAATAGCGAACACGCGCAGCAGCTTGTGAATAACGGGGTCACCATTGTAGCGGAGGGGGCCAACATGCCATGTACTCCCGAGGCGATAGAGATCTTCCGCTCCAACCACGTTTTGTACTCTCCCGGCAAAGCTTCCAATGCGGGAGGCGTTGCGGTGAGCAGCCTGGAAATGTGCCAGAATTCCATGCGCTATTCCTGGAGCTTTGAAGAGGTGGATGCAAAACTGAAAGACATCATGGCGTGCATTTTTCATAATGCGTATCAAGCTTCCGAAGAGTTTGACCATAAAGGGAATTTGGTGATAGGTGCAAATATCGCAGGTTTTTTGAGGGTGGCCGAAGCAATGAAATGGCAGGGTGTCGCGTACTGA